In the genome of Phaeodactylum tricornutum CCAP 1055/1 chromosome 18, whole genome shotgun sequence, one region contains:
- a CDS encoding predicted protein → MDLVFSFVSRNYKRGRPFLEIGLGLFDRCGIENTKTLTVSDEPNHIGIPRRFFRAAYDLQVTCRVWAGYNVLADTIAMRQNSYNFTCIVRTRLPTALRQSDPHIAVHCRQQEKSSPTEWQHAVDMVLQKHLAAGHSKASVEEDATTLFKTFLTPEMATAMQLLPPKVTKAFRSFLKRSRTCCTRNHPHDDFQNPPDFAQFLKAARGDPWAASKRLASYWTEREMMFGSQQEHTYGPSSGWLSKREKDALKSNFLVILPMSEARSLPVLFWDPWCSPFEGREDALSQRRVLFYMLAILSEQGNESIRILIREDIAACSSFQEVDQALYHTLTSWIGSILPLTVQDIHVCSFHDGKKSWLWKSTGLSSVWGSQAHIHDYDSAVQLCKILEQNSFRRAYLPTSLGGGWRSTHNKANSLPESALSRHRRSFDRILMLIPQKEKLGYLQAIRRAPLLVEEESPPELFIRHERNHSMKAVRRFLTYWEERVKIYEDRVFLPIVQTGEGALGPAELEAWKTRYLVDLPQDECGRGSLCYSPGRITIEGPERLRCAFYAFSLLMQNERSLDEGFLVVAMFDNPGFYRATGRTKPADLLRRAFPCRLRELHLVQCLHSGEKFSFFKRLVPTIIGLYAFDHFKIHSGYSRWEIREILEANNLRAHRFPEWLGGELTIQKLDEIECVRAVEEKERCSKQNWPVRRSTGRRGAKLKVVPETELDHLTHDERKRKMDAIYSKRKRARRKAKYGALQEEFSTELIMNMSLRSEEKRLEDLLKQANQIVAVDHQLSVANESVPSILESIAHEQLVAEFLKEHTLQSLVTPVGHLKSYNSSDLITAETTFMDTAFESLTSWMDYAVVKL, encoded by the exons ATGGATTTGGTGTTCTCTTTCGTATCCCGTAACTATAAAAGAGGACGACCGTTCTTGGAAATCGGTCTAGGTTTGTTCGACCGGTGCGGAATCGAGAACACGAaaacactgactgtgagcgacGAACCGAATCATATAGGCATTCCTCGGAGATTCTTCCGCGCGGCCTACGACCTTCAAGTTACCTGTCGGGTGTGGGCCGGGTATAACGTACTTGCCGACACGATCGCGATGAGACAAAACTCGTACAATTTTACTTGCATCGTAAGAACGCGTCTGCCCACGGCCCTGAGGCAAAGCGATCCTCATATCGCTGTGCA CTGTCGTCAGCAGGAAAAATCCTCGCCGACTGAATGGCAGCATGCGGTTGATATGGTTTTGCAGAAACATTTAGCGGCAGGACATTCTAAAGCTTCCGTAGAGGAGGACGCAACTACTCTTTTTAAAACGTTTCTCACTCCggaaatggcaacggcgATGCAACTCTTGCCCCCGAAGGTAACAAAGGCCTTTCGGTCTTTCCTTAAGCGCTCCAGGACATGTTGCACACGAAACCATCCGCATGACGACTTTCAGAACCCACCAGACTTTGCGCAATTTTTGAAAGCTGCGCGAGGGGACCCTTGGGCTGCGAGCAAGCGGTTGGCCTCCTATTGGACCGAGCGTGAGATGATGTTTGGTTCCCAACAGGAACATACTTATGGACCGTCGTCTGGTTGGCTGTCCAAGCGAGAGAAGGACGCCCTCAAGTCTAATTTCTTAGTGATTCTTCCCATGTCCGAGGCGCGATCTCTGCCGGTCTTGTTCTGGGACCCCTGGTGCTCGCCGTTCGAAGGTCGCGAGGATGCTTTATCACAAAGACGGGTCTTGTTTTACATGTTGGCCATTTTATCCGAGCAGGGCAACGAATCGATTCGCATTCTGATACGAGAAGATATAGCAGCATGCTCCTCTTTCCAAGAAGTAGACCAAGCCCTGTACCATACTTTGACGAGCTGGATTGGGTCTATTTTGCCCCTCACAGTCCAGGACATACACGTATGTTCCTTTCATGACGGCAAGAAGTCATGGTTGTGGAAATCAACTGGGCTCTCCAGTGTCTGGGGATCTCAGGCACACATACACGACTACGATTCTGCGGTTCAATTGTGTAAAATTCTCGAGCAGAACTCATTCCGCCGGGCCTACCTGCCTACTTCCCTTGGTGGCGGATGGCGGTCGACGCACAACAAGGCCAACTCATTGCCAGAAAGTGCTTTGTCACGTCATCGTCGCTCATTTGATCGAATACTAATGCTCATCCCGCAGAAGGAAAAGCTTGGCTATCTGCAGGCCATTCGAAGAGCGCCGCTATTAGTTGAGGAAGAGTCGCCACCAGAGCTATTCATTCGGCACGAAAGGAACCATTCGATGAAGGCAGTAAGGCGCTTTTTGACGTACTGGGAGGAACGTGTGAAAATTTATGAGGACCGAGTGTTCTTGCCTATTGTTCAGACAGGCGAGGGTGCTTTGGGGCCTGCAGAACTTGAAGCTTGGAAGACTCGCTACCTAGTCGATTTACCTCAGGACGAATGTGGACGTGGGAGCCTTTGCTACTCTCCAGGACGTATTACGATCGAAGGACCCGAACGGCTTCGATGTGCATTTTATGCCTTTTCTCTCCTTATGCAGAACGAACGATCGCTGGATGAAGGgtttcttgttgttgcaatgTTCGATAACCCCGGCTTCTATCGTGCTACTGGGCGTACTAAGCCAGCCGACCTACTTCGCCGAGCGTTCCCTTGCCGCCTTCGCGAGCTCCATTTGGTGCAATGCTTACACTCAGGAGAAAAGTTTTCCTTCTTTAAGCGACTGGTTCCCACAATCATCGGTCTTTACGCATTTGATCATTTTAAAATCCATTCTGGCTATTCTCGCTGGGAAATCCGAGAAATTTTGGAGGCAAATAATTTAAGGGCCCACAGGTTCCCAGAATGGCTTGGTGGAGAACTTACAATTCAAAAACTTGATGAAATAGAATGCGTCCGAGCGGTGGAAGAGAAGGAAAGGTGCTCGAAGCAAAATTGGCCTGTCAGAAGGAGTACTGGTCGACGTGGGGCAAAGCTCAAAGTTGTTCCCGAGACTGAATTGGATCACCTCACACATGATGAGAGGAAACGCAAAATGGACGCTATCTACTCAAAGCGAAAACGGGCGAGACGGAAGGCCAAGTATGGAGCACTTCAAGAAGAATTTTCGACTGAATTAATCATGAATATGTCTTTGAGATCTGAAGAGAAACGACTTGAAGATCTTTTAAAGCAGGCAAACCAAATTGTAGCGGTAGATCATCAACTCTCAGTCGCTAACGAAA GTGTTCCCTCAATTTTAGAAAGCATCGCACATGAGCAGCTGGTCGCTGAGTTCTTGAAAGAGCACACATTGCAATCTTTAGTGACTCCTGTAGGGCATTTGAAAAGTTATAACAGTTCTGACCTGATCACTGCTGAGACGACTTTCATGGACACTGCTTTTGAGTCACTGACCAGCTGGATGGATTACGCCGTCGTGAAGCTCTGA
- a CDS encoding predicted protein, which produces MTMVLTGRQSKPALKYKQLANRSIFLVAVLALMSFLCRFGSVKFFARSPQISASVQAQNSKMDLCLSLQRTENVTTAQFRSERQLVEFLEGPGLLENNGNALIATCKFQYNNHSRHFPHAMQQLYRCHSWWLANPDKQPWLVFKSPQNAFVGGFLTALRDVFNVTIVRLRHNLKVVRPKVEYAFGSPFAANFGYAMQSPRDAIVLRDSILHHYDLLSDRTGGCHRKPSVVGASVENLMREPSIGILNRSQRTGRRFFSDSLLRDAIRERFGLTVHMMTFDDKNFLQQVQFMSETDILLSPHGAQLTSIPFLPPCARMMEFFPVGYLVPEFFGTLAAASDVSYAYLYTGQDRISETATWMKDAESRQAARLFPVCPNLETVMDNLEEQIAAWRTCCRGKN; this is translated from the coding sequence ATGACCATGGTTTTGACCGGGCGTCAAAGTAAGCCTGCCCTCAAGTATAAGCAACTGGCGAACCGCAGTATTTTTCTGGTTGCTGTGCTAGCGCTGATGTCTTTCTTGTGTAGGTTCGGCAGCGTAAAATTCTTTGCGCGTTCGCCTCAGATATCTGCTTCCGTGCAAGCGCAGAATTCCAAAATGGATCTGTGTCTAAGCTTGCAAAGGACGGAAAATGTAACGACTGCTCAGTTTCGCAGTGAAAGACAGCTAGTAGAATTCTTGGAAGGTCCAGGGCTGCTGGAGAATAATGGGAATGCCCTCATTGCCACCTGCAAGTTCCAATACAACAACCACTCCCGCCATTTCCCACACGCCATGCAGCAGCTGTATCGATGCCATTCCTGGTGGCTAGCCAATCCCGACAAGCAGCCATGGCTGGTTTTTAAAAGCCCTCAAAATGCCTTTGTAGGCGGCTTCTTGACAGCTCTCCGGGATGTCTTCAACGTTACCATTGTTCGATTGCGACACAATCTAAAAGTGGTTCGTCCAAAAGTCGAGTATGCTTTTGGATCGCCATTTGCTGCCAACTTTGGCTATGCCATGCAATCTCCCCGCGACGCCATCGTATTGCGCGATTCTATTCTACACCACTACGATTTGCTCTCGGATCGTACCGGTGGTTGCCATCGCAAACCGAGTGTAGTGGGGGCGTCGGTGGAAAATTTAATGCGTGAGCCCTCAATCGGTATCTTGAATCGATCGCAAAGGACCGGCCGTCGCTTCTTTTCTGACTCTTTATTGCGGGACGCTATTCGGGAGCGATTTGGCCTGACGGTCCACATGATGACCTTTGACGACAAAAACTTTCTTCAACAAGTCCAATTCATGTCCGAGACAGACATTCTATTGTCTCCACACGGTGCCCAATTGACATCCATACCCTTCCTACCCCCGTGTGCCCGCATGATGGAATTCTTCCCCGTCGGATACCTCGTTCCCGAGTTTTTTGGCACTCTTGCGGCGGCCTCGGATGTAAGCTATGCCTACCTCTATACGGGGCAAGACCGCATCTCCGAAACAGCTACATGGATGAAAGATGCCGAATCTCGCCAAGCAGCCCGGCTATTTCCTGTTTGTCCAAATCTCGAGACAGTCATGGACAATCTGGAGGAGCAAATTGCTGCGTGGCGGACCTGTTGCCGAGGGAAAAACTGA
- a CDS encoding predicted protein, with protein sequence MGSQKGLSESGVGIPNWSPPACIESITKKSSNKLAIADHGRCRKMTMGPRRPVQGSELSYQPVSIDGEAEWEGSCDLQGFSGTSHARQSLPSSTSSSLSPCCDSGTIMAFGALGVLNNMPYVIMLAAAKSISEGGTALVYLANVVPGLIVKISAPYWFDRVSYRRRLWTASLLMGTAFVLVGLCSRESIDESSSQTVSSRTYGQLLGVALMSVQCGLGEASLLALAGGMDAAALTAFSSGTGVAGPAGYLWKIVLTSSLGWSLRRIAYTAILLPILYAGIYQRCIEPILRGDAGDVVPEYDTSQLEGPSIRDRRPETDVPLVPGETTGLGEELQVVDRSRSTCDNDTSREDCTNGSDASQDPLFTVPIASMTGTQRFHRVLSLWRYIVPLFTVYAAEYVCQAGVWTALGFPVSNAASRNHAYQTANACYQTGVLVSRSSGNCFRLSLVWLWILPGLQIVNLVFFTYVAANAPDADTEGGRWFWYYTPTVLYGAAVGTGLLGGGVYIHGYQRVVADSTQKDHCEFALSSVSVAEGLGVGFADILSLWWQSCLYKANNLAGAVVSCPF encoded by the coding sequence atGGGTTCCCAAAAGGGACTCAGTGAGTCCGGAGTAGGAATTCCCAATTGGAGTCCGCCGGCGTGTATCGAGAGTATCACAAAGAAATCCTCCAACAAATTGGCAATAGCTGACCATGGCCGTTGCCGGAAGATGACTATGGGACCTCGTCGCCCTGTACAAGGTAGCGAACTATCGTACCAGCCCGTGTCGATCGACGGCGAAGCAGAATGGGAGGGCAGTTGCGATTTACAAGGCTTTTCTGGAACCAGTCATGCAAGACAGTCTCTGCCCTCCTCAACAAGTTCGAGTCTCTCGCCGTGTTGCGACTCCGGTACAATTATGGCTTTTGGTGCCTTGGGCGTCTTGAACAATATGCCTTACGTCATCATGCTAGCCGCAGCGAAGTCGATTTCGGAAGGAGGGACCGCTTTGGTCTATTTGGCGAACGTCGTACCCGGATTGATAGTCAAGATTTCGGCACCATATTGGTTCGACAGAGTCTCCTACCGCCGGCGTCTGTGGACTGCGTCCCTATTAATGGGTACCGCATTTGTTTTGGTGGGTCTCTGTTCTCGGGAGTCGATCGACGAATCATCATCGCAGACTGTTTCGTCGCGTACTTATGGGCAGCTTTTGGGAGTGGCCTTGATGAGTGTACAGTGTGGATTGGGAGAAGCATCCCTATTGGCGTTGGCTGGCGGGATGGACGCGGCGGCTTTGACGGCCTTTTCGTCAGGTACCGGTGTAGCGGGCCCCGCTGGGTACTTGTGGAAAATTGTGCTCACGAGCAGCCTCGGATGGTCCCTCCGGCGGATCGCGTATACGGCAATCCTCCTGCCTATCCTTTACGCTGGAATCTACCAACGTTGTATTGAACCAATCCTTCGGGGAGACGCTGGGGACGTAGTTCCTGAGTACGACACCTCCCAATTGGAAGGACCGAGTATTCGCGATCGACGTCCGGAAACGGATGTCCCGCTTGTTCCTGGAGAGACGACGGGATTGGGGGAAGAGCTACAAGTCGTTGACCGCAGTCGTAGCACTTGCGATAACGACACATCTCGCGAAGATTGCACCAACGGGAGCGATGCGTCGCAAGACCCACTTTTCACGGTTCCGATTGCGTCCATGACTGGGACGCAAAGATTTCACCGAGTATTGTCACTGTGGAGGTACATTGTTCCTCTCTTTACAGTGTACGCTGCAGAATACGTTTGCCAAGCAGGGGTGTGGACCGCTCTCGGATTTCCCGTATCAAACGCGGCCTCCCGGAATCACGCTTATCAAACCGCCAACGCGTGCTATCAAACGGGGGTACTGGTAAGTCGTAGTAGCGGCAACTGTTTCCGGCTAAGTCTTGTATGGCTCTGGATTTTACCTGGATTGCAAATCGTCaatttggtctttttcaCGTACGTCGCCGCGAACGCGCCGGATGCGGACACGGAGGGGGGACGCTGGTTCTGGTACTACACACCCACGGTCTTGTACGGTGCGGCCGTTGGAACTGGTTTGCTTGGTGGTGGCGTCTATATTCACGGATATCAGCGCGTGGTCGCGGACAGCACCCAAAAGGACCACTGTGAGTTTGCTTTGAGTTCCGTTTCGGTCGCCGAAGGTCTGGGGGTTGGATTTGCGGATATTCTGAGTTTGTGGTGGCAGTCCTGTCTGTACAAGGCCAATAATCTGGCGGGAGCCGTTGTCTCCTGCCCATTCTGA
- a CDS encoding predicted protein produces MGRRPARCYRYQKNKPYIKSRYCRGVPESKIRIFDVGAKKAPVDQFPFVAHLVCDEKQQISSEALEACRVAINKHLSKNIGKDAFHIRIRAHPFHVLRANKMLSCAGADRLSSGMRHSYGKPIGVAARVDIGQILISVRSKDTHEAHVIEAIRRGKFKFAGRQKILKSLKWGFTSYPREEYVRMRRCGELSADGNIVKVHNRRGPLEKSALYKAGQE; encoded by the coding sequence ATGGGTCGCCGTCCTGCTCGTTGCTACCGCTACCAAAAGAACAAGCCCTACATCAAGTCGCGCTACTGCCGTGGTGTGCCCGAGTCGAAGATTCGTATTTTCGACGTGGGTGCCAAGAAAGCCCCGGTGGATCAGTTTCCCTTTGTAGCGCATTTGGTCTGCGATGAAAAGCAGCAGATCTCTTCCGAAGCACTCGAAGCGTGCCGTGTTGCCATTAACAAGCATTTGTCCAAGAACATTGGTAAGGACGCCTTCCACATTCGTATCCGGGCTCATCCGTTCCACGTTCTGCGGGCCAATAAGATGCTGTCGTGCGCCGGTGCCGATCGACTTTCCTCAGGAATGCGGCACTCGTACGGAAAGCCCATTGGTGTGGCGGCTCGTGTAGATATTGGACAAATTCTCATCTCCGTCCGATCCAAGGACACCCACGAAGCCCACGTCATTGAAGCCATTCGCCGAGGAAAGTTCAAGTTTGCCGGACGACAAAAGATCCTCAAGAGTCTTAAATGGGGATTCACCTCATACCCTCGCGAGGAATACGTCCGTATGCGCCGCTGTGGTGAGCTCAGCGCCGACGGAAACATCGTCAAGGTGCACAACCGTCGCGGTCCTCTCGAAAAGTCGGCTCTGTACAAGGCCGGACAGGAGTAA